GTCGGATCCGGTTCGGGTAATCGGATCCGGTTAAACGTCGCAGGGCTAGTTTCAGATACGCACATCCTCCTCggtattctattattttatgttcggttacagttttgaattttttttggtctaaatattaaaatttataaccatttTCTAAGTTTTACATGTTTCATTAGCAACTTACTAcaagagcaagaagaagaaaaacagagaaaaccaGAGACACTAGAAACAACATTAGCTTAAAGGtgcaataaaccaaaaatagaGCTTTAGAAGAGACATGGGCGAAGCCAGACCTATTTTCTACTAGAtgcataaaaatttaataattactaAATATAATGATATAAGTTAAAATATGAGTACTGAACTTAGGTTGTTCAGAAGTTGTGGGTGCACCATGACCAAATAGGTCACTTTCACTTTAAATGTACAATGTAAAAATTTCAAAGCTAAATAATAACGGGTGCACGTGCACCCTTACTATACAACGTAGTTTCGCCGCTGAGAAGAGAGCGAGCATCATTTGGACGCAGCCTGTCTCTCATTTGCCGGTCCAACATCATGACGAAGACCCTCGGCtggtcactacaagaaaacagcgacatactgagggaaaaaatagtcggtatgtcgtcggaataacgttattccgacgacataccgacgaaacaagtcctcggaaataactcttcggaaattcatttttcctcggaaatccctcggaattttccgacggaattccgagaaaacaaatttccgaggaaattccgaggaccacctgttcgtcggaaagctcctcggaatataccgagggagagcttcctcgggatatttcgatggattttccgatggtccaatcctcggaagttccggcgaaatgttcctcggaattttcatcggaaaattccgaggaacgggtccctcggaaaattccgaggaacggtgtccctcggaatattccgaggaacatttccctcggtatattccgaggaacatgtccctcggtatattccaagGAACGGGggccctcggtatattccgaggaacatgtccctcggtatattccgagggaccccgttcctcggaatttaaaaaaaaaatattttttttttaaaaataaaatttttgaaatttaaattcgaaaatataaaattaaaattaaaattgaaatcattaaaattaaaattaaaattaaaattaaaattaaaattaaaatttaaattcgaaaatattcaaagtttcacaaataaaaataaaacatttcgagtttttggaaaaaaaaaaactacgggtctggcacgtccgggaacacctcggtcgggtacatcctctgcatcatctccatcatttgctggttcagcctcctctgtgcctcatagcccgcctgttgagccgccatctgggtctccaacaaagatatgcgatcatccttttccttcaactgagccgcaagtacttctggatcaacaaagggcggtggtgcagaagaaggaggaacctaccgggtgcgacgacccaaaccgaccaaacgtccattcttctttggaaccgactgaaatagaaaatagccaaatttacaaatttaaatcaagaaataaatgaattgaactttaaaaaaagaacttacggattcaacaatttcgttgattcgaaaccgggacaagttggtcgaagccgtcgaagcgtcatcctcggtttgaagctgagacacttcgtcttgcacctgagtttggactaggctgaccacttccctcacaagaccgtcatcaatctggccggtcttcttgttggtatacgccctcttcattagggcgagatcatctaccggctcgccatcattttcttccgccttgaaaaaaaacataaattaaagaaacattagaaagtagaagaaatggacaaaaaattaaatttcaaaacttaaataattgaagaaaaagcggctgaacttaccatgcgatctcccaaagaggcaatagattgagcacccaagttatgcttgaagacgccattccctttacggtcgctcctgcggttggtagagttggtggaagaagtttctttcgtctcttccttatcccaatgcgcacacaactccgtccagaccgtgttgtttatcgactttgggaccttttaataaaaaaaagaaaatagtttaataaataaaaaaatagtttaataaattaaaaaattgtttaataaattaaatcgaaccttattgatttcccacttcttcttccactcgtggatctgcttcccatagttgtccataactttatggacgaagtggtgatagataaaaagcgtctcatcggaatttcagttgaattcttgctgaaaaaaaaacacaattagtagaaaattgatattaaagattaaaaatataagtaaaaaattagaatacttaccgcaaactaacgaaaccacagatgctgcttgtcggtagggaagtcagtgaaagtcggaagtcccttgtcgagggccgagtacatcatacggttgatccatgcgctgatcccgttcccggatcggttgaacctaataaaaagaacaaacgcttaataatgaatcaaattttaatgaaaaaaatatgtttaattaccatgtttgacccagtccatgtggatacggagtgagatagggaagatggtcacgaccgggctgtcgaaccaactccgcaacactcgtcacgcccggaggacccggaggagcaggagcgggtgcagcagcgagagcgagaggagcaggagcgggtgcagcagagggagatgtatggtaggagctgtggggcgaaggcgaatcctgaaaatggctggaatcccgagactggctccccgtaccaccacgaccacgacgctgtcgaggccgagtctgatcatcatgcgacctgtaaattaaaaaaaaaatatttaataaatatagaaatatataaattaattttttaaaaaaaaaatcccaaataatagtttttaatcacaaaaaagttttatagatattaaaaatgtttaataaatatataaaaatagttctaataaacaaaaaatagttttaataaataaaaagtagtttaataattacaaaaaaatgttttaataatattaaaaatgtttaataaatatagaaatttatataatataaatataaaaaaattattttttttttaaatcccaaataatagtttttaatcacaaaaaagttttatagacattaaaaatgtttaataattatataaaaatagttctaataaacaaaaaaaagtcttaataaataaaaaaatagtttaataattacaaaaactagttttaataatattaaaaatgtttaataaatatagaaatgtatataatataaatataaaaacaatattattattattttttaaatccctaataatagtttttaatcacaaaaaaagttttatagatattaaaaatgttttgtaaaatcgaaaaaatcgaatttatatacaaaaaacgtttcgtaaaatccaaaaaaatgaatttatatacaaaaatcattttgtaaaatacaaaaatcgaatttatacacaaaaatcgaatttatattcaaaaatcgattttataaataccaaaaaaatcaaaaatttataaaaaaattctaaatcaattcaattcaacaaaacaaattattcaaccaaatcacaatcctaaacctattatacaaccaaatcacaatcctaaccaatcaccctaacaaaaatctatcaaatctacacgatttgtgtaagagaagggggagatcgccggagatatcgtcggagatatcgtcggagagaagggggttttcgccggagaggagggagaggaggcgcagaggaagaagagagaaatggggaagaagaagtggctcgtggttataaaacctagggtccgacggatagtatccgtcggaattccgtcggaattccaatttcaattttcgcgaaatatttgcccggttaaatgaaaatattccgaggaaattctgacggatACTTAAATATCCCTcgtaattccgtcggaatattccgaggaaataccgaggaactagtgtttggggtttcaaaaaatcaattttttttgccgtatttcatttcttatacaattgtaatgcataacattgaggattctttgtatagatgatcataaaccatgaaataacaaatttcaaaacgaattgaaagtattccctttaccgttcattaaagtgtataagtgtttctcttacgttgtggggatttcgttcatacaatcggaaaagtgtttattatagggtaaggaacaaatttttgacttcataatcagtctaagacacttaataagggttatataagtgttattcaaaccgcaaaacgttgttttcggtttaaaaaccctatttcctcagaattccctcggaatattccgagggaattccgaggaaacccttatcttccttgGAATTcagtcggaatattccgaagaaataccgaggaactagtgtttggggtttcaaaacatcaattttttttgccgtattttatttcttatacaattgtaatgcataccattgaggattctttgtatagatgatcataaaccatgaaataacaaatttcaaaacgaattgaaagtattccctttaccgttcagtaaagtgtataagtgtttctcttatgatgtggggatttcgttcatacaatcggaaaaatatttattatagggtaaggaacaaaattttgacttcataatcagtctaagacacttaataagggttatataagtgttattcaaaccgcaaaaacgttgttttcggtttaaaaaccctattttctcggaatttcctcggaatattccaagggaattccaagaaaacccaatgttattcaaaccgcaaaacgttgttttcggtttaaaaaccctatttcctctgaatttcctcggaacattccgagggaattccgaggaaacccttatcttcctcggaattccgtcggaatattccgaggaaattccgaggaaacccttattttcaaaccgcaaaacaatgttttcagtttaaaaaccctatttcctcggaatttcctcggaatattccgatggaattccgaggaaacccttatcttcctcggaattccgtcggaatattccgaggaaattccaggaactagtgtttggggcttcaaaacatcaattttttttgccgtatttcatttcttatacaattgtaatgcataccattgaggattctttgtatagatgatcataaaccaagaaataacaaatttcaaaacgaattgaaagtattctctttaccgttcattaaaatgtataagtgtttctcttatgttgtggggatttcgttcatacaatcggaaaagtgtttattatagggtaatgaacaaatttttgacttcataatcagtctaagacacttaataagggttatataagtgttattcaaaccgcaaaacgttgttttcggtttaaaaaccctatttcctcggaatttcctcggaatagaccgagggaattccgaggaaacccttaccttcctcggaattccgtcggaatatttattaaaaaaaaaaaaatcgatgctactttgtttccgagtcatcatcaccagatgaatctgaatctggatcttggtgaaactctccaatcactggttcatcctctacatacctgtttttgcttccggttgtcggtgaactaaccccatgaattcggttatacctcgttagtattcttccgtaagcaatctcgtgttcggatccaaatgaggtcgatcgatccaagaacgaaaataatttgaagaagacatgttttttatgaatcaaattcatgtgcaaagagagtaagaggaaggatgaagatatggagtgaatgaaaggaagaggggtgcttgtatttatagttgaaatcctaccGACagcccgaggaaattccgacggaattccgacgccaacggctagttcgtcggaatttcctcgaaatttttaaaatcccccaacggctctctaacggctataatatatcctcggaattcatcggttttttccgaggaatacgtttttcctcggtattccataagaatattccgacagattagtatttcctcggaattccgtcggtatattccgaggaaattccgaggaaaccaaattttgtgtttcctcggaaattcctctggatattccgaggatttcattttccgtcggaatgtccgtcagaataccactgttttcttgtagtgttacttcttttttttcatagGTGAGGGTTGGATTTCAACTTCACAATTCTTGACTAATCTTCGGCTGTCCGACTTTGTCATGAAGATTCTGTAACGCATTCAAGCCTTTGTTTTGAATTATGTCATTTTCTcatctatttgtttttatttgtgttgTTGTTCTATGTTATGATTTATATCAAAGAAGATGGTTTTaattctcttttttgtttatatgCAAACAATTTAAATAATGAAACTAAGTGGTGCTAAAAAATCcccttaaaattttaaatttcatgacATTGTTTCAACATACAATAACCTTACAATAACATAAAAGTTGCTTTTTGATTTAGAGAAGTAATAAAATTTGGTCCTTTTTGGCTATTGATTTAGGAATCAGAAAACGTTAAAAAGAACATAAATCTTGAGAACGTAAATACTTTTCACTGAATCAAATGAAACACAAGGAGATCAACCCAAGAGAGGATTCCTTTGCTGTGGAGCAGGACACTTGAAGTTACGAGGTGGAGTCTTACCACAGTCGATAAGAAGCTCAAGAGCAATGGGAATAAGCAGGTCAATATTGAGAAGCTTGGCTCTAATGCTGCTACAAAGACAAACCGCTGCGTCAAGACCCACTAAACCGTCAAGAACCGGGCAACATTTCGTCTTGGCATAGCCTTTCCCTAGTCCAATGTGAATCAAACCGCCAAGCACGTCCACACATGCGCTTAGCTTAAGCACGTTGATTGAGCAAGTCTTAGGCTTAGGTGTTGGTGCTGGAGGTGGAGGAGGACATGGGGTTGGTGGCGGTGGAGGAGATGGGGTTGGCGGTGGCGGTGGCTTGACGTATGGTGGTGGGGGCGATGGAGTTGGTGGTGGCGGTGGCTGGATgtgtggtggtggaggagatggGGTTGGCGGTGGCGGTGGCTTGACGTATGGTGGTGGGGGCGATGGAGTTGGTGGTGGCGGTGGCTGGATGTGTGGTGGTGGGGGCGATGgagttggtggtggtggtggcttgACGTAAGGTGGTGGGGGCGATGgagttggtggtggtggtggcttgACGTAAGGTGGTGGGGGCGATGgagttggtggtggtggtggcttcacgtaaggtggtggtggtggcttcaCGTAAGGTGGTGGGGGCGATGgagttggtggtggtggtggcttcaCGTAAGGTGGTGGGGGCGATGgagttggtggtggtggtggcttgACGTACGGTGGTGGGGGCGATGgggttg
This Brassica napus cultivar Da-Ae chromosome C6, Da-Ae, whole genome shotgun sequence DNA region includes the following protein-coding sequences:
- the LOC106345441 gene encoding leucine-rich repeat extensin-like protein 3 is translated as MGFLHNQYLSFVILLLFGFLAISYACECSDPPKPSPPPPYTPCPPTAKPPPPPTPSPPPPYVKPPPPPTPSPPPPYVKPPPPPTPSPPPPYVKPPPPPTPSPPPPYVKPPPPPTPSPPPPYVKPPPPPTPSPPPPYVKPPPPPTPSPPPPYVKPPPPPYVKPPPPPTPSPPPPYVKPPPPPTPSPPPPYVKPPPPPTPSPPPPHIQPPPPPTPSPPPPYVKPPPPPTPSPPPPHIQPPPPPTPSPPPPYVKPPPPPTPSPPPPPTPCPPPPPAPTPKPKTCSINVLKLSACVDVLGGLIHIGLGKGYAKTKCCPVLDGLVGLDAAVCLCSSIRAKLLNIDLLIPIALELLIDCGKTPPRNFKCPAPQQRNPLLG